A section of the Flaviflexus equikiangi genome encodes:
- a CDS encoding HD domain-containing protein, producing the protein MASDSESWVFWAKTPDRFTRDDVDSDGLDVWLSLRQHLRDTADVGELLASSWVAPSLQKRLIQLAGDEESAVALVAWLAGTHDIGKAELHFSQQLLRRPDVEHLQPESGCKRSAWKVLF; encoded by the coding sequence GTGGCTTCAGATTCGGAATCGTGGGTCTTCTGGGCAAAGACGCCTGACAGATTCACACGAGATGATGTAGACAGTGACGGTCTCGACGTCTGGCTGTCGTTAAGGCAGCACTTGCGCGACACTGCCGACGTTGGCGAACTGTTGGCCTCGTCATGGGTGGCGCCTTCCCTGCAGAAGCGGCTTATCCAGTTGGCCGGCGACGAAGAATCGGCAGTGGCGCTCGTCGCCTGGCTCGCCGGTACGCACGACATAGGAAAAGCGGAGCTGCATTTCTCCCAACAGCTGCTTCGGCGTCCAGACGTCGAACATCTCCAGCCTGAAAGTGGGTGCAAACGTTCGGCATGGAAGGTGCTTTTCTAG
- a CDS encoding amidohydrolase family protein, giving the protein MWIRDVRPWGTASSDVRIEGETIAEIVPASGNVDESDIRGRGRILLPSFSDVHVHLDSTRLGLPFRPHTGGRGVWTMMLNDRENWRDAEVGIVERVSHTLGLMVARGTTRIRSFAQVDVDAGMERLEAVLAARDAHRERAEVQIIAFPQAGLLREEGSAQVLEDALRAGADVVGGIDPCTLDRDPVRHLDIVFGLAEKYAVPVDIHLHEPGDLGRFSADLILERTLALGMQGNVVISHGYGLWDGSESQTRSLVERFAEADVATATIAPGGRTTLPLRLMTENGVRVGLGEDGQRDYWSPYGNADMLDRTCQLAFTHGYRRDEDIEHCLAIASRGGASIIDRDLPRLTGIDDRPGLAGGDRADLLIVAGDTPTAAVMDRLPDRTVLHRGRVVADGLELV; this is encoded by the coding sequence ATGTGGATTCGTGATGTTCGACCATGGGGTACTGCTTCAAGCGACGTTCGTATCGAGGGTGAGACGATTGCCGAGATCGTGCCGGCAAGCGGAAACGTCGACGAATCAGATATTCGGGGGAGGGGACGAATCCTTCTTCCGTCGTTCTCCGATGTTCACGTTCATCTCGACTCGACACGGCTAGGCTTGCCGTTCCGTCCCCACACCGGAGGGCGGGGCGTGTGGACCATGATGCTCAACGACCGCGAGAACTGGCGGGATGCAGAGGTAGGAATCGTCGAGCGAGTGTCCCACACGCTGGGTCTGATGGTGGCCCGGGGGACAACCCGGATCCGTTCATTCGCTCAGGTTGACGTTGATGCGGGGATGGAAAGGCTGGAGGCAGTTCTCGCCGCACGGGACGCGCATCGAGAGCGAGCCGAGGTTCAGATCATCGCCTTCCCTCAAGCGGGGCTTCTGCGCGAAGAGGGCTCCGCCCAAGTGCTTGAGGATGCTCTGCGTGCCGGCGCGGACGTTGTCGGCGGTATCGATCCCTGCACTCTCGACCGTGATCCTGTCAGGCACCTCGACATCGTCTTCGGGCTGGCCGAGAAGTATGCAGTGCCTGTCGATATCCACCTGCACGAGCCCGGAGACCTCGGACGGTTCTCTGCGGACTTGATCCTGGAACGCACTCTCGCGCTGGGCATGCAGGGCAATGTTGTCATCTCCCACGGCTACGGGCTGTGGGACGGTAGCGAAAGCCAGACGCGATCTCTCGTTGAGCGCTTCGCTGAAGCCGATGTGGCAACAGCGACGATCGCTCCCGGAGGCCGCACCACACTTCCCCTGAGGCTCATGACCGAGAACGGAGTCCGAGTCGGTCTGGGAGAGGACGGTCAGCGCGACTACTGGTCTCCCTACGGCAATGCAGACATGCTCGATCGGACTTGTCAGCTAGCCTTCACACACGGATATCGCCGCGACGAAGACATCGAGCACTGCCTTGCCATCGCCAGCCGTGGCGGTGCCTCCATCATAGACCGCGACCTTCCCAGGCTCACCGGCATCGATGACCGGCCTGGATTAGCAGGAGGGGACCGTGCGGATCTCCTCATCGTCGCAGGCGATACTCCCACCGCGGCGGTTATGGATCGCCTTCCCGATCGGACCGTCCTCCATCGCGGCCGCGTCGTTGCTGACGGTCTCGAGCTGGTTTAG
- a CDS encoding DUF2510 domain-containing protein, with amino-acid sequence MHEHENRADPGWYPTPSGEQRYWDGSQWLALPAPEVSQIVPASGSRRLWIWGAVVTLLIVGIIVGTGSFVIADRNRARAAAEASVQAAEEASIRAAEEAAEEAASIEAAEEAAQREQDREDREERNSRRETVTEIEESISEMAEGHIAQGILDGQVISTSCSPVAGGSLEDLTEQTTVFDCFVATEDNGDGTMYGYHYHSTMNWNSGDYTYGFGAP; translated from the coding sequence ATGCACGAACACGAGAACCGGGCAGATCCCGGGTGGTATCCGACACCGAGCGGAGAGCAACGGTACTGGGATGGCAGCCAATGGCTCGCTCTGCCCGCACCCGAGGTCTCGCAGATCGTCCCTGCATCTGGTTCGAGGCGCCTGTGGATCTGGGGCGCGGTTGTTACGCTCCTCATCGTCGGGATCATTGTCGGAACCGGCTCTTTCGTGATCGCAGATCGTAACCGTGCGAGAGCTGCGGCTGAGGCCTCAGTCCAAGCCGCCGAAGAGGCGAGCATTCGAGCGGCGGAGGAAGCTGCCGAGGAGGCTGCCAGTATCGAGGCCGCTGAGGAAGCCGCACAGCGCGAGCAGGATCGGGAAGATCGAGAGGAGCGGAACAGTCGCCGGGAGACCGTGACGGAGATTGAGGAGAGCATCTCTGAGATGGCGGAGGGGCATATCGCCCAGGGCATTCTCGATGGGCAGGTGATTTCCACGAGCTGTTCCCCCGTCGCCGGTGGGTCACTCGAAGATCTGACAGAGCAGACCACCGTCTTCGACTGCTTTGTCGCAACAGAGGACAATGGGGACGGCACGATGTACGGCTACCATTACCACTCCACGATGAACTGGAACTCCGGAGACTATACGTACGGTTTCGGCGCTCCCTGA
- a CDS encoding PD-(D/E)XK nuclease family protein, which produces MDVPEPIPAVQEATVVFVINRAWSPSSDDRATYDATRKYWKVGARTRDRATYALGVAGGIVRGAYRIQQWHQSGDKSRWGFVRVPAPELRAVGTSIERLAPPRGAANPVRLYLDGIPASDTTTVREIARELNAEPLARIMYGQRELFHSNFLAWFFDSLPKLADAVFRNLAHDDPQNTVSVRHSEREREQLDLVFHWPDASPLVIENKVFSLPQRDQLDAYRKKTARWKASKVSHVLLSMSPLQDLPEDWTYLSYQELSERIELALEDSLHESYEVETLRRYSRVVRLLNALLDNTQVHSMQEPVWLDDAQFVEIESRQTRSALLKLRANRVKELLIDAIPRVGQAESGMTHSQPFVGWRRRINLNGIQIEAGWQYQGGQFRLCVVLPHLESHSEQARALREKFAHKHPELFSFEHLFEILNVSADQIRPDHRFGHFAPSFVYRYVKAPELTVSQLVEASQSTAYELQRLFDIAPDT; this is translated from the coding sequence ATGGACGTTCCTGAACCAATACCTGCCGTTCAAGAGGCTACCGTGGTCTTCGTGATCAACAGGGCATGGTCCCCCAGCTCTGATGATCGAGCAACTTATGACGCCACTCGCAAATACTGGAAGGTAGGTGCGCGAACCAGGGATCGAGCGACCTATGCGCTGGGGGTCGCCGGAGGCATCGTACGTGGCGCGTACCGTATACAGCAGTGGCATCAGAGCGGAGACAAAAGCAGATGGGGATTCGTCAGAGTTCCCGCGCCAGAGCTTCGCGCTGTGGGTACAAGTATTGAAAGGTTGGCGCCTCCCCGAGGCGCCGCAAACCCGGTACGCCTCTACCTCGATGGGATACCGGCCAGTGATACGACGACAGTTCGGGAAATCGCACGGGAACTCAATGCAGAACCTCTGGCGCGAATCATGTACGGGCAAAGGGAGCTGTTCCACAGTAACTTCCTCGCATGGTTCTTCGATTCGCTCCCAAAGTTAGCTGACGCCGTTTTTCGCAACCTGGCCCATGACGATCCTCAGAACACAGTCTCGGTTCGACATTCAGAGCGCGAGCGCGAACAACTTGATCTTGTGTTTCATTGGCCAGACGCGAGCCCCCTTGTCATCGAAAACAAGGTCTTCTCCTTGCCACAGCGAGATCAGCTTGACGCTTATCGCAAGAAGACCGCACGTTGGAAGGCTTCGAAAGTAAGTCATGTCCTGCTCAGCATGTCTCCGTTGCAAGATCTGCCTGAAGACTGGACCTATCTCAGCTATCAGGAACTCTCTGAACGGATCGAGCTCGCACTCGAGGATTCGCTCCACGAGAGTTACGAGGTCGAAACCCTCCGGCGCTACTCACGCGTCGTGAGACTGCTCAACGCATTGCTAGACAATACGCAAGTGCACTCCATGCAGGAACCAGTGTGGCTCGATGATGCTCAATTCGTCGAGATTGAGTCAAGACAGACACGCTCCGCCCTTCTCAAATTGCGCGCGAATCGAGTTAAAGAACTACTCATTGATGCAATTCCCCGTGTTGGGCAGGCTGAATCTGGAATGACTCATAGTCAGCCATTTGTCGGCTGGCGACGAAGGATCAACTTAAATGGCATTCAGATTGAGGCTGGCTGGCAGTATCAGGGCGGCCAGTTCCGGCTTTGCGTCGTACTGCCACACCTGGAGAGCCATTCGGAACAGGCACGGGCATTAAGAGAGAAATTCGCACACAAGCACCCGGAACTGTTTTCATTTGAGCACTTGTTTGAGATCCTCAACGTCAGCGCCGATCAAATTCGCCCCGATCACCGGTTTGGACACTTCGCACCGTCGTTTGTGTACCGGTACGTCAAAGCACCCGAGCTGACAGTGTCTCAACTTGTCGAAGCAAGTCAAAGCACTGCGTACGAGCTGCAAAGGCTTTTTGACATCGCCCCAGACACATGA